The sequence below is a genomic window from Rhodococcus sp. 4CII.
CGCCCCGCTGTATCACGCGGCGCCACTCCGCACCTGCGCGTCGGTGCAGGCGCTGGGCGGCACCGTCGTCGTGATGGACCGCTTCGACGCCGAGACGGCGCTCGCGTGTATCGAAAAGTTCCGTGTCACCTACAGCCAGTGGGTTCCCACCATGTTCGTCCGCATGCTGAAGCTGCCCCGGGACGTGCGCGAGCGATATGACATCTCCAGTCTGCGCGTCGCCGTGCACGCCGCGGCCCCGTGCCCGGTGGAGGTGAAACGGCAGATGATCGAGTGGTGGGGTCCGATCCTGTCCGAGTACTACTCCTCCACCGAACTCAACGGCATGACCCTGGTGAACTCGGACGAATGGCTCCGCAAGCCCGGAACCGTCGGCCGGGCCGCCCTCGGGGTCGCGCACATCTGCGGCGACGACGGGGCCGACCTCGCACCCGGCGAGGTCGGCACCCTGTACTTCGAGCGGGACACCCTGCCGTTCGAATACCACAACGCGCCGGAGAAGACCCGGGACGCACAGCACCCGCAGCACCCGACCTGGACCACGACCGGCGACGTCGGATACCTCGACGAGGACGGGTACCTGTTCCTCACCGACCGGAAGTCGTTCATGATCATCTCCGGCGGCGTCAACATCTACCCGCAGGAGATCGAGAACACCCTCACCGAGCACCCGGCCGTCCTCGACGTCGCGGTGATCGGGGTCCCCGACGAGGAGATGGGCGAAACGGTGCTCGCAGTGGTCCAGACGGTTCCCGGCGTGGCCGGTGACGACGCGCTGGCCGCCGAACTGCTGGGTCACGTCCGGGAACGGCTCGCCCGTTTCAAGGTGCCGCGGAATCTCGTGTTCAGCGACGACCTGCCGCGCACCCCCACCGGGAAACTGGTCAAGGGCACTCTCCGCGAGCGTTACTCCGCGGGTGTGACGGCCTGAGCCGTCGTTCGCCTGCGGTCGAGGACGACCGCGATGGTGAGAACGATCAGCCCGGCGACGCCGAGGAGTGCCCCGACCGCGGCCGGGGCGGTGTAGCCGTACCCGGCCGCGATCACGACGCCTCCGATCCAGGCGCCACCGGCGTTGGCGAGGTTGAACGCCCCGTGGATCAGCGTCGACGCGAGCGTCTTCGCGTCGCCCGCCGCGTCCATCAGCCGCGACTGGACGGACGGGAAGATGGCGGTCACCGCCACACCGATGAAGAACAGCACGATCAGCGCCGTCACCGGATTGCGAGCGGCGACGACGAACAGCGCGAGGACCGCGATGAGGGCGATCATGCACCCGAACAGCCCGGGGACCACCGCGTTGTCCGCGATCCGTCCGCCGATGACGTTGCCGAGGATCATTCCCGAACCGAACAGCATCAACGCGACCGGCACCATCGTCTGCGGCAACCCGGACACCTCGGTGAGCGTCGAGCTGATGTAGGTGTACACGGCGAACGAGCCGCCGAATCCGACCGTCGCGAAGATCAATGTCATCCACACCTGCACCCGGCTCAGCGCCCCGAGTTCGGCCACCGGGTTGCTCACGTGCACCCCGGCCAGCGGCGGGACGAGACGTGCCAGTGCGGCCAGCGTCACGATGCCGATGATCACCACGAGCACGAACGCGGACCGCCAGCCGAGGATCTGACCGAAGAACGCCGTCGCCGGCACCCCGACCACGTTCGCGACCGACAGGCCCATCATCACCGTCGCGACCGCCTTCGCGCGTTTTCCCGGCTCGGCGAGGTGCGCGGCGACCAGCGCCGCGACGCCGAAGTACGCGCCGTGCGGCAGCCCGGCGAGGAACCGGGCCGCCAGCAGCGACTCGTATCCCGGTGCCAGGGCCGTCGCGAGATTGCCGATGACGAACGTGGCCATCAACGCGATGAGCAATGTGCGCCGCTCGACGCGGGCGGCCAG
It includes:
- a CDS encoding MFS transporter codes for the protein MTPPSAALTEPAVATRPSLRPRFPSPSRRGAMLALALGGFGIGTTEFASMGLLPAMAAGTGVSEPVAGHFVSAYALGVVVGAPTIAALAARVERRTLLIALMATFVIGNLATALAPGYESLLAARFLAGLPHGAYFGVAALVAAHLAEPGKRAKAVATVMMGLSVANVVGVPATAFFGQILGWRSAFVLVVIIGIVTLAALARLVPPLAGVHVSNPVAELGALSRVQVWMTLIFATVGFGGSFAVYTYISSTLTEVSGLPQTMVPVALMLFGSGMILGNVIGGRIADNAVVPGLFGCMIALIAVLALFVVAARNPVTALIVLFFIGVAVTAIFPSVQSRLMDAAGDAKTLASTLIHGAFNLANAGGAWIGGVVIAAGYGYTAPAAVGALLGVAGLIVLTIAVVLDRRRTTAQAVTPAE
- a CDS encoding acyl-CoA synthetase codes for the protein MYPGAHAATTPDKPAVIMAGTGQTVTFAELESRSIRIARHLNALGLRPGDHVAVLATNTAAIFDVYWAAMRSGLYITMVNWHLTPPEIAYIVEDCGARAVIVDAALDAVARELPVLTPGTEHRLAFGGTISGYASLDDAAAAESDVPLPDQPRGADMLYSSGTTGRPKGIKPELPARQIQDPGDTMTGMNATVWGVTPDTVYLSPAPLYHAAPLRTCASVQALGGTVVVMDRFDAETALACIEKFRVTYSQWVPTMFVRMLKLPRDVRERYDISSLRVAVHAAAPCPVEVKRQMIEWWGPILSEYYSSTELNGMTLVNSDEWLRKPGTVGRAALGVAHICGDDGADLAPGEVGTLYFERDTLPFEYHNAPEKTRDAQHPQHPTWTTTGDVGYLDEDGYLFLTDRKSFMIISGGVNIYPQEIENTLTEHPAVLDVAVIGVPDEEMGETVLAVVQTVPGVAGDDALAAELLGHVRERLARFKVPRNLVFSDDLPRTPTGKLVKGTLRERYSAGVTA